A region from the Xenopus laevis strain J_2021 chromosome 4S, Xenopus_laevis_v10.1, whole genome shotgun sequence genome encodes:
- the herpud1.S gene encoding homocysteine inducible ER protein with ubiquitin like domain 1 S homeolog (The RefSeq protein has 1 substitution compared to this genomic sequence), which yields MSDSEVTLLIRSPSLRQEEREVSAPRNCTVRELKTQLRRELPDEPMEQDQRLIYAGKLLPDHLKLNEVLSMDSRHVLHLVCSKRIPVNQDSSQHSGCTSARPHTVNPEADVIRQRIPPQNNTAEDANTARPREPSSAFSAYSVYSPQQIMWLQHMYARQYYMQYYAAAAAGRSPVHRIQEIPVVPPAAPDPLPHPFQGNNHPQNPEVQAPVNPVANPNLRMNAQGGLVEEEDDVHRDWLDWIYTAARFSIFLSILYFYSSLSRFMMVLGAMVLMYLHHAGWFPFRPRPPPEEAANVNIPPRAAPNHQDQNNNLQQEEDDHIEDPSADGNETDTLQAQPFVTTAWIFFKTFFASLIPEGPPAMVH from the exons ATGTCGGACAGCGAAGTAACTTTACTCATACGGAGTCCCAGCCTTAGGCAGGAGGAAAGGGAGGTCAGTGCACCTCGGAATTGTACCGTCCGTGAACTAAAAACACAGCTAAGACGAGAACTACCCGATGAGCCG atggaaCAAGATCAGCGATTGATCTATGCTGGGAAGTTGCTTCCTGATCATCTAAAGCTAAATGAAGTTCTTTCTATG GACAGCAGACATGTACTGCACCTTGTTTGTTCCAAAAGGATCCCTGTTAATCAG GACAGAAGCCAACATTCTGGATGTACATCTGCTCGACCTCACACTGTAAATCCTGAGGCTGATGTTATTCGACAACGGATTCCTCCACAAAACAATACTGCAGAAGATGCAAACACAGCTAG GCCTCGAGAACCAAGTTCTGCATTTTCTGCTTACTCGGTATACAGTCCACAACAAATCATGTGGCTTCAACACATGTATGCCAGACAATACTACATGCAATA CTATGCTGCTGCTGCAGCTGGTAGGTCCCCTGTTCATAGAATACAGGAAATCCCAGTGGTTCCACCTGCAGCACCAGACCCGTTACCACATCCGTTCCAAGGGAACAACCATCCACAGAATCCAGAAGTTCAGGCTCCAGTTAATCCAGTGgccaatcctaatttgcgtatgaaCGCTCAGGGAGGACTGGTGGAAGAAGAGGATGATGTTCACAGAGACTGGCTGGACTGGATCTACACAGCGGCACGATTCTCCATCTTCCTGAGTATTCTCTACTTCTACTCCAGTCTGAGCCGCTTTATGATGGTCTTGGGTGCCATGGTTCTCATGTACTT GCACCATGCTGGATGGTTTCCATTCAGACCAAGACCTCCCCCTGAGGAAGCTGCAAATGTAAATATCCCTCCAAGGGCTGCCCCCAATCACCAGGATCAGAATAACAACTTACAG caggaagaagatgatCATATAGAGGATCCTTCAGCTGATGGAAATGAAACTGACACTCTTCAAGCACAACCATTTGTGACAACAGCCTGGATTTTCTTCAAAACATTCTTTGCATCATTGATTCCTGAAGGTCCCCCTGCCATGGTTCACTGA
- the herpud1.S gene encoding homocysteine inducible ER protein with ubiquitin like domain 1 S homeolog isoform X1: protein MSDSEVTLLIRSPSLRQEEREVSAPRNCTVRELKTQLRRELPDEPDSRHVLHLVCSKRIPVNQDRSQHSGCTSARPHTVNPEADVIRQRIPPQNNTAEDANTARPREPSSAFSAYSVYSPQQIMWLQHMYARQYYMQYYAAAAAGRSPVHRIQEIPVVPPAAPDPLPHPFQGNNHPQNPEVQAPVNPVANPNLRMNAQGGLVEEEDDVHRDWLDWIYTAARFSIFLSILYFYSSLSRFMMVLGAMVLMYLHHAGWFPFRPRPPPEEAANVNIPPRAAPNHQDQNNNLQQEEDDHIEDPSADGNETDTLQAQPFVTTAWIFFKTFFASLIPEGPPAMVH from the exons ATGTCGGACAGCGAAGTAACTTTACTCATACGGAGTCCCAGCCTTAGGCAGGAGGAAAGGGAGGTCAGTGCACCTCGGAATTGTACCGTCCGTGAACTAAAAACACAGCTAAGACGAGAACTACCCGATGAGCCG GACAGCAGACATGTACTGCACCTTGTTTGTTCCAAAAGGATCCCTGTTAATCAG GACAGAAGCCAACATTCTGGATGTACATCTGCTCGACCTCACACTGTAAATCCTGAGGCTGATGTTATTCGACAACGGATTCCTCCACAAAACAATACTGCAGAAGATGCAAACACAGCTAG GCCTCGAGAACCAAGTTCTGCATTTTCTGCTTACTCGGTATACAGTCCACAACAAATCATGTGGCTTCAACACATGTATGCCAGACAATACTACATGCAATA CTATGCTGCTGCTGCAGCTGGTAGGTCCCCTGTTCATAGAATACAGGAAATCCCAGTGGTTCCACCTGCAGCACCAGACCCGTTACCACATCCGTTCCAAGGGAACAACCATCCACAGAATCCAGAAGTTCAGGCTCCAGTTAATCCAGTGgccaatcctaatttgcgtatgaaCGCTCAGGGAGGACTGGTGGAAGAAGAGGATGATGTTCACAGAGACTGGCTGGACTGGATCTACACAGCGGCACGATTCTCCATCTTCCTGAGTATTCTCTACTTCTACTCCAGTCTGAGCCGCTTTATGATGGTCTTGGGTGCCATGGTTCTCATGTACTT GCACCATGCTGGATGGTTTCCATTCAGACCAAGACCTCCCCCTGAGGAAGCTGCAAATGTAAATATCCCTCCAAGGGCTGCCCCCAATCACCAGGATCAGAATAACAACTTACAG caggaagaagatgatCATATAGAGGATCCTTCAGCTGATGGAAATGAAACTGACACTCTTCAAGCACAACCATTTGTGACAACAGCCTGGATTTTCTTCAAAACATTCTTTGCATCATTGATTCCTGAAGGTCCCCCTGCCATGGTTCACTGA